Proteins from one Acidobacteriota bacterium genomic window:
- a CDS encoding tetratricopeptide repeat protein, which translates to MTPERWRQLESLFLEATALPPAERIGFAARRCAADPVLGEELARLIRAEARPPEYLESIVRDGAATMTIALAASRLGSRVGPYRLTEILGEGGTGTVFLGRRDDAQYEAVVAIKLLHSGISHRVLLDRLKAERQILAQLDHPNIARLYDGGTTDDGEPYLVMEHVNGIPLLEFCERGALRGRARLGLFLVVCGAVEHAHRHLIVHRDLKPGNILVTPEGVPKLVDFGVAKLLEEARPGAAAAERTLAPLRMLTPSYASPEQIRGDPVTTASDVYSLGVLLYEMLTGSKPYAIDPAMPLAEIERRICSLEPPRPSAATRSAASGRWLRGDLDTIVLKALRKDASRRYATVAELREDIERFLTGHPVKARPEKLAYVAGKFVSRHRAGTALGLLAMIAITASAILAWVSAARARDERDRASRIASMLVGMFEIAEPGHGSELTVRRLLDHAAKQVETLSGQPETQASLTQTLAGLYEKSGDFKEAADLYAKVLALHEERGADPSTIAASLHQLARAVARGGGYARAAALFGRSLEIRRAIRGGRTPEVASTLNARALALHELGRFDEAETLYRESLALDTELLGAGHEHTMLVRGNLALLLHDTGKPVEAESLYRAILASIESSASGGGDEQEAEMRDGLGLALFAQGRFEEAAGAALQALEIRRKLYGAEHYLVARSMSHLGVALVRRGRLAEAEALVAPAADQRRRLLGERHMEYAESLVAEGLLLAAEGRPLASIDLLDRAVEIYRVALGPRHPLVAETLVELGRSQRTAGREDTACQSFAAAREIYSERDPRAAQAGIELASCR; encoded by the coding sequence GTGACCCCCGAGCGCTGGAGGCAGCTCGAGTCGCTCTTCCTCGAGGCGACGGCCCTCCCGCCCGCGGAGCGGATCGGCTTCGCCGCGCGCCGGTGCGCGGCGGACCCGGTGCTCGGCGAGGAGCTCGCGCGGCTGATCCGCGCGGAGGCGCGGCCTCCCGAGTACCTCGAGTCGATCGTGCGGGACGGAGCGGCCACCATGACCATTGCCCTCGCCGCCTCGCGACTAGGATCGCGCGTGGGCCCTTACCGCCTCACGGAGATCCTCGGCGAGGGGGGGACGGGGACCGTATTCCTCGGGCGTCGCGACGACGCGCAATACGAGGCCGTCGTCGCGATCAAGCTCCTGCACTCCGGCATCTCGCACCGGGTCCTCCTGGATCGGCTGAAGGCGGAGCGCCAGATCCTCGCGCAGCTCGATCACCCGAACATCGCGCGGCTCTACGACGGCGGGACGACGGACGACGGCGAGCCGTATCTCGTCATGGAGCATGTGAACGGGATCCCGCTCCTCGAGTTCTGCGAGCGCGGCGCCCTCCGCGGGCGCGCGCGCCTCGGGCTCTTCCTCGTCGTCTGCGGTGCCGTCGAGCACGCCCACCGCCATCTCATCGTGCATCGCGACCTGAAGCCCGGGAACATCCTCGTCACCCCTGAGGGGGTGCCGAAGCTCGTCGACTTCGGAGTGGCGAAGCTCCTCGAGGAGGCTCGCCCCGGCGCCGCGGCGGCGGAACGCACGCTCGCCCCGCTCAGGATGCTGACTCCTTCGTACGCCAGCCCGGAGCAGATCCGCGGAGATCCGGTGACGACGGCGAGCGACGTATACTCGCTCGGCGTCCTTCTCTACGAGATGCTCACGGGTTCGAAGCCCTACGCGATCGACCCCGCGATGCCGCTCGCCGAGATCGAGCGGCGGATCTGCAGCCTCGAGCCTCCCCGCCCGAGCGCCGCCACCCGGTCGGCCGCCTCGGGACGCTGGCTTCGGGGGGATCTCGACACGATCGTCCTCAAGGCGCTCCGGAAGGATGCGTCGCGCCGGTACGCCACCGTCGCCGAGCTGCGAGAGGATATCGAACGCTTCCTGACCGGCCATCCGGTGAAAGCGCGCCCCGAGAAGCTGGCGTATGTCGCGGGCAAATTCGTCTCGAGGCACCGGGCGGGGACCGCGCTCGGCCTCCTCGCGATGATCGCGATCACGGCCTCGGCCATCCTGGCGTGGGTTTCCGCCGCCCGCGCGCGCGACGAGCGCGACCGCGCGTCACGCATCGCGTCGATGCTGGTCGGAATGTTCGAGATCGCCGAGCCCGGCCACGGCTCCGAGCTGACAGTCCGCCGTCTCCTCGATCACGCGGCGAAGCAAGTCGAGACCCTCTCGGGGCAGCCTGAGACGCAGGCGTCCCTCACGCAGACGCTTGCCGGGCTCTACGAGAAGAGCGGCGATTTCAAGGAGGCCGCCGATCTTTACGCGAAGGTCCTGGCGCTCCACGAGGAGCGCGGGGCCGACCCCTCGACGATCGCGGCGTCGCTTCACCAGCTCGCGCGCGCGGTTGCCCGGGGGGGAGGGTACGCGCGCGCGGCCGCTCTCTTCGGACGGAGCCTCGAGATCCGCCGCGCGATCCGCGGCGGCCGCACCCCCGAGGTCGCGTCGACGCTCAACGCACGGGCGCTGGCCCTCCACGAGCTGGGCCGCTTCGATGAGGCGGAAACGCTTTACCGTGAGTCGCTCGCGCTGGACACCGAGCTACTCGGCGCCGGCCACGAGCACACCATGCTCGTCCGGGGAAACCTCGCGCTCCTCCTCCACGACACCGGCAAGCCGGTTGAGGCGGAATCGCTCTACCGCGCGATCCTCGCCTCGATCGAGTCGAGCGCGTCGGGAGGAGGCGACGAGCAGGAGGCCGAGATGCGCGACGGTCTAGGGCTCGCCCTTTTCGCTCAGGGGAGGTTCGAAGAGGCCGCTGGGGCGGCCTTGCAGGCGCTCGAGATCCGCCGGAAGCTGTACGGAGCCGAGCATTACCTCGTCGCCCGGTCGATGAGCCACCTGGGGGTCGCGCTCGTCCGACGGGGACGGCTCGCCGAGGCGGAGGCTCTCGTGGCACCGGCCGCCGACCAGCGTCGCCGGCTCCTCGGCGAGAGGCACATGGAGTACGCCGAGAGCCTGGTGGCGGAGGGGCTCCTCCTGGCGGCCGAGGGGCGCCCCCTTGCCTCGATCGATCTTTTGGATCGCGCCGTCGAGATCTA
- a CDS encoding sigma-70 family RNA polymerase sigma factor, which yields MLEGNEPPHAGEITVLLARWGGGDAAALGEMMPLVYAELRKIAGLSMRRERANHTLEPTALIHETYLRLARGIPQEIEDRRHFFALMARLMRHVLVDHARRIVAGRRGGGARRVPLEQAPSQTADGLIDLVALGEALDVLRALDERKARVIELRFFAGLDVEETADVLKVSVPTVVNDTRMARAWLCDRMLRDSPP from the coding sequence ATGCTCGAAGGGAATGAGCCGCCGCACGCGGGGGAGATCACGGTCCTCCTCGCGCGGTGGGGCGGGGGTGACGCGGCGGCGCTGGGCGAGATGATGCCGCTCGTCTACGCGGAGCTGCGGAAGATCGCCGGCCTGTCCATGCGGCGCGAGCGCGCCAATCACACGCTCGAGCCGACGGCGCTCATCCATGAAACCTACCTCCGCCTGGCGCGCGGGATCCCGCAGGAGATCGAGGACCGGCGGCATTTCTTCGCCCTCATGGCTCGGCTGATGCGGCACGTGCTGGTGGACCACGCCCGGCGGATCGTGGCCGGCCGGCGCGGAGGAGGAGCGCGTCGCGTTCCCCTGGAACAGGCCCCGTCGCAGACGGCGGACGGCCTCATCGATCTCGTCGCGCTCGGGGAGGCGCTCGACGTCCTGCGCGCCCTCGACGAGAGGAAGGCCCGCGTGATCGAGCTACGGTTCTTCGCGGGGCTGGACGTGGAGGAGACGGCGGACGTCCTCAAGGTGTCCGTGCCGACGGTCGTCAACGACACGCGCATGGCGCGCGCCTGGCTCTGCGATCGGATGCTCCGGGACTCGCCTCCGTGA
- a CDS encoding dienelactone hydrolase family protein, with the protein MTWLVATVLVALIAPARAAVMTREIEYRQGETVLQGFVAWDDALKDKRPGVLVVHEWWGHNEHARNQARRLAEAGYVGFALDMYGKGKVATHPADAQAFVAEATKDPQVVTARFNAALSELKKDPHVDPSRIAAIGYCFGGSVVMGQARAGADLAAVVTFHGAIGTKTPAAKGMVKARILVLTGEDDPMVPAATVEAFKKEMAEAGAKFEVVSYPGAKHSFTNPDAAKAGMAALAYDADADAKSWAAMLKMFREIWG; encoded by the coding sequence ATGACATGGCTGGTCGCGACGGTGCTCGTGGCCTTGATCGCGCCGGCGCGCGCCGCCGTGATGACGCGCGAGATCGAGTACCGGCAGGGTGAGACGGTCCTCCAGGGGTTCGTCGCGTGGGACGACGCCCTCAAGGACAAACGCCCCGGCGTCCTCGTGGTTCACGAGTGGTGGGGGCACAACGAGCACGCGCGGAACCAGGCCCGAAGGCTTGCCGAGGCGGGGTACGTCGGGTTCGCCCTCGACATGTACGGCAAGGGAAAGGTCGCGACGCATCCGGCGGACGCCCAGGCCTTCGTGGCGGAGGCGACGAAAGATCCGCAGGTCGTCACCGCGCGCTTCAACGCGGCGCTTTCGGAGCTGAAGAAAGATCCTCACGTCGATCCCTCGCGCATCGCCGCGATCGGCTACTGCTTCGGCGGGAGCGTCGTCATGGGTCAGGCGCGCGCGGGGGCGGACCTCGCGGCCGTGGTGACTTTCCACGGCGCGATCGGCACGAAGACTCCCGCGGCTAAAGGGATGGTGAAGGCGCGGATCCTCGTCCTCACCGGCGAGGACGACCCGATGGTCCCGGCGGCGACGGTCGAGGCGTTCAAGAAAGAGATGGCGGAGGCGGGGGCGAAGTTCGAGGTGGTGTCGTATCCGGGGGCCAAGCACAGCTTCACGAACCCCGACGCCGCGAAGGCCGGCATGGCCGCGCTCGCCTACGACGCCGACGCGGACGCGAAGTCGTGGGCGGCGATGCTGAAGATGTTCAGGGAGATCTGGGGGTAG
- a CDS encoding MMPL family transporter, translating into MLHRILAKLLDAILAHPGRALGFGIGATALALALGSQVEFRTSRADLAPPDDPDQRRFDAFLEETGGALDLIACVEAAPGVDKPPDDLRRFADLLAADFAKDPHVEHVFHRASLDWYLERGFHLAPPAWIHQAVAAARKEQASFDLMPALTGLDGVNNALAARLEKGLTEGGSVPDAAEAAQGIEQLTEFLRLERKFLADPAGSVAALEAEPPLVSLAGDRPEIAARGYLTTRDRKTLFILISPKSRDDSLPVLEELVGSIRARAAAISRSSPGFHVAFTGEPATTVEEMEVVQRDTWFTSCVAAAGVTLLTLFVFRWKSHALLVLASLAIGVAWAFGAVKLELGYLNLITSSFISTLVGLGIAYGIHPVSEYELQGAHSLDPAAAIRKAYLATGAAVTVGAVTTSAAFLSILLMKFKGFAELGLVAGIGVLLCLLASLLALPAILILYGRWRHARDREGRGQDALAAVDRLWVERGAGLVCRHPWTVTILSLALTAVLGWEALGVGFDPNILALLPRNSESVRYQNRMILESNLSPNFTVVVAPDIAALRDIRDRAAADPAIERVDSALELMPDDPAASRAAVSDLRAFLDGVKLPSKVAAANRPALEASFRRLEEAFAQAGEAAFGAGLGALAGPLEGARAEAESARAQVAAAPPGSEAAWEDGERRLLAWAGRALEDLRRASRTEPPAPKDLPAEARDHFVKQDGRFFAYVYPKGNVFDPPFLDRFVAGSRRLSADALGFPIVFQSMTGRITSGFHRAATAAGILVLVLLYAKFGNVKDTFLALIPKLMGVVWMMGGMRLLDLSYNFANLVAIPLILGVGIDTGVHIIHRMRAEGEGGMTLVLRHTGRAILIAGLTTMLGFGSLALASHRGLASLGTVLLLGLGSCIVTATIVLPNMLVAFRLVKR; encoded by the coding sequence GTGCTCCACAGGATCCTCGCGAAGCTCCTGGACGCGATCCTCGCGCACCCCGGGCGGGCGCTCGGGTTCGGGATCGGCGCCACGGCGCTGGCCCTCGCCCTCGGGTCGCAGGTCGAGTTCCGCACGTCGCGCGCCGACCTCGCGCCCCCGGACGATCCCGACCAGAGGCGCTTCGACGCCTTCCTCGAGGAGACGGGCGGCGCGCTCGATCTCATCGCCTGCGTCGAGGCGGCGCCGGGGGTCGACAAGCCGCCCGACGACCTGCGCCGCTTCGCGGATCTCCTCGCCGCGGACTTCGCGAAGGACCCTCACGTCGAGCACGTCTTCCACAGGGCCAGCCTCGACTGGTATCTCGAGCGGGGGTTCCACCTCGCCCCCCCCGCGTGGATCCACCAGGCGGTGGCGGCGGCGCGCAAGGAGCAGGCCAGCTTCGACCTCATGCCGGCACTCACCGGCCTCGACGGCGTCAACAACGCCCTCGCCGCGCGGCTCGAGAAGGGGCTCACGGAGGGAGGGTCGGTTCCCGACGCCGCCGAGGCGGCGCAGGGGATCGAGCAGCTCACCGAGTTCCTCAGGCTCGAGCGGAAGTTCCTCGCCGATCCCGCCGGATCGGTCGCGGCGCTCGAGGCGGAGCCGCCCCTCGTCAGCCTCGCCGGCGACCGGCCGGAGATCGCCGCGCGCGGGTACCTCACGACGCGCGACCGGAAGACCCTCTTCATCCTGATCTCCCCGAAGAGCAGGGACGATTCCCTGCCGGTCCTCGAGGAGCTCGTGGGTTCGATCCGCGCGCGCGCCGCGGCGATCTCGCGGTCCTCCCCGGGTTTCCACGTCGCGTTCACCGGCGAGCCGGCCACCACGGTCGAGGAGATGGAGGTGGTCCAGCGCGACACCTGGTTCACGTCGTGCGTGGCGGCGGCGGGGGTCACGCTCCTCACGCTCTTCGTCTTCCGGTGGAAGAGCCACGCGCTCCTCGTCCTCGCCTCCCTCGCCATCGGCGTCGCGTGGGCCTTCGGGGCCGTGAAGCTCGAGCTCGGGTATCTGAACCTCATCACGTCGTCGTTCATCTCGACGCTGGTCGGCCTCGGCATCGCCTACGGGATTCACCCCGTCTCCGAGTACGAGCTGCAGGGGGCGCACTCTCTCGACCCCGCCGCCGCGATCCGGAAGGCCTATCTCGCGACGGGCGCGGCGGTGACCGTCGGGGCGGTCACGACGTCGGCGGCGTTCCTCTCAATCCTTCTCATGAAGTTCAAGGGGTTCGCCGAGCTGGGGCTCGTCGCCGGGATCGGCGTGCTGTTGTGCCTCCTCGCCTCGCTCCTCGCGCTGCCCGCGATCCTCATCCTCTACGGCCGCTGGCGACACGCGCGGGATCGCGAGGGGAGGGGCCAGGACGCGCTTGCGGCGGTGGACAGGCTGTGGGTCGAGCGGGGCGCGGGGCTCGTGTGCCGCCACCCGTGGACCGTGACGATCCTCTCGCTGGCGCTGACCGCGGTTCTCGGATGGGAGGCCCTCGGCGTCGGCTTCGATCCCAACATCCTCGCTCTCCTGCCGCGGAACTCCGAGTCGGTCCGGTACCAGAACCGGATGATCCTCGAGTCGAACCTCTCGCCGAACTTCACCGTGGTCGTCGCCCCGGACATCGCGGCGCTCCGCGACATCCGGGATCGCGCCGCCGCCGACCCGGCGATCGAGCGCGTGGACTCCGCGCTCGAGCTGATGCCCGACGACCCCGCCGCCTCGCGCGCCGCGGTCTCGGATCTGCGCGCCTTCCTCGACGGCGTGAAGCTCCCCTCGAAGGTCGCCGCCGCCAATCGGCCGGCGCTCGAGGCCTCGTTCCGGCGGCTCGAGGAGGCCTTCGCGCAGGCGGGGGAGGCCGCGTTCGGCGCCGGCCTCGGCGCTCTCGCCGGCCCGCTCGAGGGGGCGCGCGCGGAGGCGGAGTCGGCGCGCGCGCAGGTCGCCGCCGCCCCCCCCGGCAGCGAGGCGGCGTGGGAGGACGGGGAGCGAAGGCTTCTCGCGTGGGCGGGCCGTGCGCTCGAGGATCTGAGGCGCGCCTCCCGGACCGAGCCGCCGGCCCCCAAGGACCTTCCGGCCGAGGCGCGCGATCACTTCGTGAAACAGGACGGCCGCTTCTTCGCGTACGTCTACCCGAAGGGAAACGTCTTCGATCCCCCGTTCCTCGACAGGTTCGTGGCGGGGAGCCGCCGGCTCTCCGCCGACGCGCTCGGCTTTCCGATCGTCTTCCAGAGCATGACCGGCCGGATCACCTCCGGCTTCCACCGGGCGGCGACGGCCGCCGGGATCCTCGTCCTGGTGCTCCTGTACGCGAAGTTCGGCAACGTGAAGGACACCTTCCTCGCGCTCATCCCGAAGCTGATGGGGGTGGTGTGGATGATGGGAGGGATGCGCCTCCTGGATCTCTCTTACAACTTCGCGAACCTCGTCGCGATCCCCCTCATCCTCGGCGTCGGGATCGACACCGGGGTGCACATCATCCACCGGATGCGCGCGGAGGGAGAGGGGGGAATGACGCTCGTCCTCCGGCACACGGGGCGCGCCATCCTCATCGCCGGCCTGACGACGATGCTCGGCTTCGGGAGCCTCGCGCTCGCGTCGCACCGCGGGCTCGCGAGCCTGGGGACGGTTCTCCTCCTCGGCCTCGGCTCGTGCATCGTCACGGCGACGATCGTCCTGCCGAACATGCTCGTCGCCTTCAGGCTCGTGAAGCGGTGA